A single Pseudoxanthomonas sp. DNA region contains:
- a CDS encoding TetR/AcrR family transcriptional regulator, with protein MNTPSPESPAAAPARNARLSADDWAQAALDLIAEQGVSAVAVEPLARRLGVTKGSFYWHFPSRDALLQAALERWEVGEQENIFGSLEKVADPRERLRALFQLVGHEVKPHIIYSELLKALDHPAVQPVIDRISQRRLDYLVAMFRQAGLQRTDATHRARLAYAAYVGFLQLSLQLQQPRMTSEEFETYLEHVISTLIPT; from the coding sequence ATGAACACACCCAGCCCGGAATCGCCTGCCGCTGCTCCCGCCCGCAACGCGCGCCTCAGTGCCGACGACTGGGCGCAGGCGGCGCTCGACCTGATCGCCGAACAGGGTGTCTCGGCCGTGGCGGTCGAGCCGCTGGCGCGGCGGCTGGGGGTCACGAAGGGCAGCTTCTACTGGCATTTCCCCTCCCGCGACGCGCTGCTGCAGGCGGCGCTGGAGCGCTGGGAAGTCGGTGAGCAGGAAAACATCTTCGGCAGCCTGGAGAAGGTCGCCGATCCCCGCGAGCGCCTGCGCGCCCTGTTCCAATTGGTCGGCCACGAGGTCAAGCCCCACATCATCTACAGCGAACTGCTGAAGGCGCTGGACCATCCGGCCGTGCAGCCGGTGATCGACCGCATCTCCCAGCGCCGCCTCGATTACCTGGTGGCGATGTTCCGCCAGGCCGGCCTGCAACGCACCGATGCCACCCACCGTGCGCGCCTGGCGTACGCCGCCTACGTCGGCTTCCTGCAGCTGTCGCTGCAACTGCAGCAGCCGCGCATGACCTCGGAAGAATTCGAGACCTACCTCGAACACGTCATCTCGACGCTGATCCCGACCTGA
- a CDS encoding alpha/beta fold hydrolase: MVTPTPPASITASRLSGAGVDRAANGPGDVALAIRRFASPGPLQAHPALIYAHGFGQTGGAWSRTGERLAAQGYAGLAYDARGHGESDRNATDLPYTGDQFADDLIVVAGEQPEPPVLVGASMGGLFGLIAESRWPGLFRAMVLVDITPRWEPAGLERILAFMTAFPDGFESLDHAADTIAAYQPQRRTRKSADDLRELLREGEDGRWRWHWDPRLVDELARDSAQHQDAIAEAARRVQCPVLLISGGRSDLVSEKTVEEFKSLVPHARHVHLPQATHMVAGDDNDAFTATVLEYLASLSAAPGHAESDVTESVSGATP, from the coding sequence ATGGTGACACCTACCCCTCCGGCTTCCATCACCGCCTCCCGCCTGTCCGGCGCCGGCGTCGATCGCGCGGCGAACGGGCCGGGGGATGTCGCGCTGGCGATCCGTCGCTTTGCCTCACCCGGTCCCCTGCAGGCGCACCCTGCCCTCATCTATGCGCATGGCTTCGGCCAGACCGGCGGCGCGTGGAGTCGCACGGGGGAGCGGTTGGCCGCGCAGGGCTATGCCGGCCTGGCGTACGACGCGCGTGGCCATGGCGAGTCCGACCGCAACGCCACCGACCTTCCGTATACCGGCGACCAGTTCGCCGATGACCTGATCGTGGTGGCCGGAGAACAACCGGAGCCGCCGGTGCTGGTGGGCGCGTCGATGGGCGGACTGTTCGGCCTGATCGCGGAGTCACGCTGGCCCGGCCTGTTCCGCGCCATGGTGCTGGTGGACATCACCCCGCGCTGGGAGCCCGCCGGCCTTGAGCGCATTCTCGCCTTCATGACCGCATTCCCGGACGGGTTCGAGTCGCTCGACCACGCCGCCGACACCATCGCCGCCTACCAGCCGCAGCGCCGCACGCGCAAATCCGCCGACGACCTGCGCGAACTGCTGCGCGAAGGCGAGGACGGGCGCTGGCGCTGGCACTGGGACCCGCGTCTGGTCGACGAACTGGCGCGCGACAGCGCGCAACACCAAGACGCCATCGCCGAGGCCGCCCGCCGGGTGCAGTGCCCGGTGCTGCTCATCAGCGGCGGCCGCAGCGACCTGGTGTCGGAAAAGACCGTCGAAGAGTTCAAGTCGCTGGTACCGCATGCGCGCCACGTGCACCTGCCGCAGGCCACGCACATGGTGGCTGGCGACGACAACGACGCGTTTACCGCCACCGTGCTGGAATACCTGGCAAGCCTGTCGGCCGCGCCGGGCCATGCCGAATCCGATGTAACCGAATCCGTGTCCGGAGCAACCCCATGA